CCCGGGTACATAGCGGGGAGGAACGGCGACGGGAGGGGCTGCTAACCAGACGATTCGCTTTCCGCGTGAGAGGTAGCGGAGCTATGGAGAGCGGCGACCGGCCCGCGATGCGGGTGGTTCTTCTGGGTGGCTTCCGGCTGCTTGCCGGAGACGAGCAGGTGACGGTCTCGGGCGGGTCCGAACGCCTTCTGTCCTTCGTGGCCCTGTCAGGCCAGGCCGTCCCCCGCACGCTCATGGCGGGCCGTTTGTGGCCGGACAGGCCGGAGCGGCGCGCGTACGCGAGCCTGAGGTCCGCGCTGGCCAGGCTGGAGGACGCCGGGCGGCGCGCGCTGGACATCGCCGCGGGCGAGGTGCGCCTCAGCCAGGACGCCAGGGTCGACGTCGAGGAGGCCCGGGCGCTGGCCCGCCGCGTCCTCGACCCCGGCCTCGCCACGCCCGCGCGGGACCTCAGCGCCGACTCGGTGGAGACCCTGTCGGTGGACCTGCTCCCCGGCTGGTACGACGACTGGGCGGTCCAGGAGGCCGAGGAGTGGCACCAGTTGCGCCTGCACGCGCTGGAGGCGCTCGCCGACGACTTCGTCGCGGCGGGCAGGTTCGCCGACGCCGTCGCCGCCGCGGGCGTGGCCGTCCGGGCCGAACCCCTGCGCGAGAGCTCGCACGCCGCGCTGATCCGCGCCCACCTGGCCGAGGGCAACCAGGCCGAGGCGCTGCGCGACTACGAGCGCTACGAGCAGCTCCTGGAGGCCGAGATGGGGCTGCGGCCGACCGCGCTCGTGAGCGATCTCGTCGCCGGGCTGCGCGCGGTCGCTCAGCCCTGACACCGGCGGGCGGGACCGCCGCCGGTCACGTCCGCGTCACGGTGCCGTGGCGGACCGCCCGTAAGGCTGGGATTCGACGCCACGAGGCCACCTGGAGCGTCCGGACGATCAGCGTGGGTGGCCCGCGACGAAAGGATTCGGCCATGGTCAGCAAGCGTCGCCTGATGGTTCTGGGGCCTGCGGTCCTGTCGCTCGGCCTCTTGTCGGCGGGGGTCGCGCAGGCATCCGCCGCACAGCCCTCCCTCGCGCGGCCGGTGGTCGCCTCCGGCGCCGTCACGACGGCCGGCCCGGACCTCCTCCCGCGTGACGAGAAGGACGAGGCCGACTACAACCGGGGCTACGCCGCCGGTCACGCCAGCGGGCGGACGGCCTGCCTGGCGTCGCTGCACTCGCAGGAGATGCCGAGCGTCGCCGGGGTCTCCGAGTTCTACAAGTCCGGCGTACGGCAGGGATTCTCCGACGGTCTCGCCGTGTGCGAGGCCAACAAGAAGGCGCCGGAGGAGGAGCCCGGCGAGTCCCCGGGCGAGGAGTCCGGCAAGATCACTC
The Sphaerisporangium krabiense genome window above contains:
- a CDS encoding AfsR/SARP family transcriptional regulator — its product is MESGDRPAMRVVLLGGFRLLAGDEQVTVSGGSERLLSFVALSGQAVPRTLMAGRLWPDRPERRAYASLRSALARLEDAGRRALDIAAGEVRLSQDARVDVEEARALARRVLDPGLATPARDLSADSVETLSVDLLPGWYDDWAVQEAEEWHQLRLHALEALADDFVAAGRFADAVAAAGVAVRAEPLRESSHAALIRAHLAEGNQAEALRDYERYEQLLEAEMGLRPTALVSDLVAGLRAVAQP